The following coding sequences are from one Cupriavidus basilensis window:
- a CDS encoding DNA-binding protein encodes MAITKEQIFAVADELDAAGQNPTLASVRKQLGGGSFTTISEAMNEWRARKASQAAPIREPAPAAITEKLAELGGDLWAVALEMANNRLAAEREALEAVRQEMEAARQEAAELADQLTGELDEAKGRIEALEAAETDAKGEAGALREKLAAASERAATAEARAGELRTELDHAHQEARQARAERDKAQEKAAASADQAEALRADLAAANSRATEIERRAGELRADLERANQATDQARAALAEQQKATEAAAGQLDQVRGELAKVQAKAEAEREAHQEQRKAAAAEAHRQAERLTATQAERDAARKEASQAREDAATLRGRLEALETVMAQEKGKTGGAKKT; translated from the coding sequence ATGGCAATCACGAAAGAGCAGATATTTGCGGTCGCCGACGAGCTGGACGCCGCCGGCCAGAACCCGACCCTGGCGAGCGTGCGCAAGCAGCTCGGCGGCGGGAGCTTCACGACCATTTCCGAGGCGATGAACGAATGGCGGGCACGCAAGGCCAGCCAGGCGGCCCCGATCCGCGAGCCGGCACCGGCGGCGATCACCGAGAAGCTGGCCGAGCTGGGCGGCGACTTGTGGGCCGTGGCCTTGGAAATGGCGAACAACCGGCTGGCCGCCGAGCGCGAGGCGCTGGAGGCCGTCCGGCAGGAAATGGAGGCAGCGCGCCAGGAGGCCGCAGAGCTGGCCGACCAGCTCACCGGCGAGCTGGACGAGGCCAAGGGCCGTATCGAGGCCCTGGAGGCCGCAGAGACCGACGCCAAGGGGGAAGCTGGGGCGCTACGCGAGAAGCTGGCAGCGGCCAGCGAGCGGGCGGCCACGGCCGAGGCCAGAGCCGGCGAGCTGCGCACGGAACTGGATCACGCCCACCAGGAGGCCCGCCAAGCCCGAGCGGAGCGCGACAAAGCCCAGGAGAAGGCCGCCGCGAGCGCCGACCAGGCGGAGGCCCTGCGGGCCGACCTGGCGGCCGCGAACAGCCGGGCAACGGAGATCGAGCGCCGGGCCGGCGAGCTGCGCGCCGACCTGGAGCGAGCCAACCAGGCCACCGACCAGGCGCGGGCGGCGCTGGCCGAGCAGCAGAAGGCCACCGAGGCGGCGGCCGGGCAGCTTGACCAGGTGCGGGGCGAGCTGGCAAAGGTGCAGGCCAAGGCCGAAGCCGAGCGCGAGGCGCACCAGGAGCAGCGCAAGGCAGCAGCGGCCGAAGCGCACCGCCAGGCCGAACGCTTGACGGCCACCCAGGCCGAGCGCGATGCCGCGCGCAAGGAGGCCAGCCAGGCCCGCGAGGACGCCGCGACCCTGCGCGGCCGGCTCGAAGCCCTGGAAACCGTCATGGCCCAGGAGAAGGGCAAGACGGGCGGCGCGAAAAAGACCTGA
- the trfA gene encoding plasmid replication initiator TrfA, translated as MPDSFDEQGYRRKLIDGGLSEADATALARRYAAERNAQAGTAGGAFRPAGSLFELPDGPAAPEPPPPPPSAAVARSERMAAESAELARTMGLPPEPRTVVNTLAEKVSGVTAERRTQQMATKKTTEKPASATGELAEQVSQAKQAALLKHTKQQIKDMQLSLFDLAPWPDHMRAMPNDFGRSAIFTTRNKKVPRAALQREAIYHISKDVEITFTGIELRADSDELVFAQVLEYAKRTPLGEPVTFTFYEICQDLGWSINGRYYKQAEDCLSRLQASAMQFSSQRLGRLESVSLIRRFRILDRGKRTSRCQVEIDTEMVVLFAGDHYTKFVWEKYRKLSPTARRMFDYFATHKEPYPLKLETFRLMCGSDSTRVKKWREQVSEACDELRENGLVDSAWINDDLVHCKR; from the coding sequence ATGCCGGACAGTTTCGACGAGCAGGGCTACCGCCGCAAGCTCATCGACGGCGGGTTGAGTGAGGCCGACGCGACGGCGCTTGCCCGCCGCTACGCGGCCGAGCGCAACGCGCAGGCCGGCACCGCCGGCGGGGCTTTCCGCCCCGCCGGTTCCCTCTTCGAGCTGCCGGACGGGCCGGCAGCGCCGGAGCCACCGCCACCGCCGCCCAGCGCGGCCGTGGCGCGCTCCGAGCGGATGGCGGCCGAGTCGGCCGAGCTGGCGCGGACTATGGGCCTTCCGCCCGAGCCGCGAACCGTGGTCAACACCTTGGCCGAGAAAGTCAGCGGCGTGACCGCCGAACGGAGAACGCAACAGATGGCGACCAAGAAAACGACCGAGAAGCCGGCCAGTGCCACCGGCGAGCTGGCCGAGCAGGTCAGCCAGGCCAAGCAGGCCGCCTTGCTCAAGCACACGAAGCAGCAGATCAAGGACATGCAGCTTTCCTTGTTCGACCTCGCGCCGTGGCCCGACCACATGCGGGCCATGCCCAACGACTTCGGCCGGTCGGCGATCTTCACGACCAGGAACAAGAAGGTGCCCCGCGCCGCCTTGCAGCGCGAGGCGATCTACCACATCAGCAAGGACGTGGAGATCACCTTTACCGGCATCGAGCTACGCGCCGACAGCGACGAGCTGGTGTTTGCCCAGGTGCTCGAATACGCGAAGCGCACGCCGCTGGGCGAGCCGGTCACGTTCACGTTCTACGAGATTTGCCAGGACTTGGGCTGGTCGATCAATGGCCGCTACTACAAGCAGGCCGAGGACTGCCTTTCGCGGCTGCAAGCGTCCGCGATGCAGTTCTCTTCCCAGCGGCTGGGCCGCCTGGAATCCGTGTCGCTGATCCGGCGCTTCCGCATCCTGGATCGCGGCAAGCGCACGTCGCGCTGCCAGGTCGAGATCGACACCGAAATGGTGGTGCTGTTCGCCGGCGACCACTACACGAAATTCGTGTGGGAGAAGTACCGCAAGCTGTCGCCCACCGCGCGGCGGATGTTCGACTACTTTGCCACGCACAAGGAGCCGTACCCGCTCAAGCTGGAGACGTTCCGGCTCATGTGCGGTTCGGATTCCACCCGCGTGAAGAAGTGGCGCGAGCAGGTCAGCGAGGCATGCGACGAGCTGCGCGAAAACGGCCTGGTGGACAGCGCCTGGATCAATGACGACCTGGTGCATTGCAAGCGATGA
- a CDS encoding conjugal transfer protein TrbD, with the protein MALRAIPIRRAGNRENLFMGGDRELVMFSGLLAGALIFSAQEVRATVFGIALWFGALFVLRLMAKSDPKLRHVYLRHRRYKPYYPARSTPFRENTPSQGKQYK; encoded by the coding sequence ATGGCACTGCGCGCGATCCCCATCCGTAGGGCCGGCAACCGAGAAAACCTGTTCATGGGTGGCGACCGCGAGCTGGTGATGTTCTCGGGCCTGCTGGCCGGGGCGCTGATTTTCAGCGCCCAAGAAGTGAGGGCAACGGTGTTCGGCATCGCCTTGTGGTTCGGCGCGTTATTCGTGCTGCGCCTCATGGCGAAGTCCGACCCGAAGCTGCGACACGTGTACCTGCGGCACCGCCGGTACAAGCCGTACTACCCGGCTCGCAGCACGCCCTTCCGTGAAAACACGCCGAGTCAAGGGAAGCAATACAAATGA
- a CDS encoding transcriptional repressor gene korB produces the protein MTSAVKTNAKKKAPQAAAEKPKGGGLGLDGLGDLSSLLDEPQAANAAPGGPQELPLDLIDEDPHQPRTADNPGFSPESIAEIGETIKLRGVKSPISVRENPDAPGRYLINHGARRYRGSKWADKTTIPAFIDNDYNEADQVIENLQRNELTAREIADFIGRELAKGKKKSEIAKEIGKSPAFVTQHVTLLDLPEPIAEAFNTGRAKDVTVINELVTAFKKNPEEVGAWLADDSQELTRGSVKLLREYLEDKRHQEGDRDPNTVDAFSGKTDGEAEGDGQGPEDDAKKKEPKEPDPDKLKKAIIQVTHDDRPARLILNRRPPAEGWAWLKYEDDGQEFEADLGKVQLVALLEG, from the coding sequence ATGACCAGCGCCGTAAAGACCAACGCCAAGAAGAAGGCCCCGCAAGCGGCCGCAGAGAAGCCCAAGGGCGGCGGGCTGGGCCTGGATGGCCTCGGCGACCTGTCGAGCTTGCTGGACGAGCCACAGGCCGCGAATGCGGCCCCTGGCGGCCCGCAGGAGCTGCCGCTTGACCTCATCGACGAAGACCCGCACCAGCCGCGCACGGCGGACAACCCCGGCTTCTCGCCGGAGTCCATCGCCGAGATCGGCGAGACGATCAAGCTGCGCGGCGTGAAGTCGCCCATCAGCGTGCGCGAGAACCCGGACGCGCCGGGCCGCTACCTCATCAACCACGGTGCGCGGCGCTACCGTGGCTCGAAATGGGCCGACAAGACCACCATCCCGGCTTTCATCGACAACGACTACAACGAGGCCGACCAGGTAATCGAGAACCTGCAACGCAACGAACTGACGGCCCGCGAGATCGCGGACTTCATCGGCCGCGAGCTGGCGAAGGGCAAGAAGAAGTCGGAGATCGCCAAGGAGATCGGCAAGTCGCCGGCGTTCGTCACACAGCACGTCACGCTGCTGGACTTGCCCGAACCGATTGCCGAGGCGTTCAACACTGGCCGCGCCAAGGATGTGACCGTCATCAACGAGTTGGTGACGGCGTTCAAGAAGAACCCCGAGGAAGTGGGTGCGTGGCTGGCCGACGACAGCCAGGAGCTGACGCGCGGATCGGTCAAGCTGCTGCGCGAGTACCTGGAGGACAAGCGCCACCAGGAAGGCGACCGCGACCCCAACACCGTCGATGCGTTCAGCGGCAAGACGGATGGCGAGGCCGAGGGCGACGGGCAAGGCCCGGAGGATGACGCCAAGAAGAAGGAGCCGAAGGAACCCGACCCGGACAAGCTCAAGAAAGCGATCATCCAGGTCACGCACGACGACCGCCCGGCCCGCCTGATCCTCAACCGCCGGCCGCCGGCCGAGGGCTGGGCCTGGCTCAAGTACGAGGATGACGGCCAGGAGTTCGAGGCCGACCTTGGCAAAGTGCAGCTTGTCGCGCTGCTGGAGGGCTAG
- a CDS encoding antirestriction protein produces MNTQEQPVTASLVAEAQRLDFLPAYFGPRLMMRGEALVYAWLRRLCERYSGAYWHYYTLSDGGFYMAPDLADRLEIEVDGNGFRGELSADAAGIVATLFALGQLAAEAADTDAGDALIDRYHFLRGFAASHAEAAAIYRAID; encoded by the coding sequence ATGAACACCCAAGAGCAACCCGTTACCGCTTCCCTGGTCGCCGAGGCCCAGCGCCTCGACTTCCTGCCCGCCTACTTCGGCCCGCGTCTGATGATGCGCGGCGAGGCCCTGGTGTATGCCTGGCTTCGCCGGCTCTGCGAACGCTACAGCGGCGCGTATTGGCACTACTACACCTTGTCGGACGGCGGTTTTTACATGGCCCCCGACCTGGCCGACCGCCTGGAGATCGAGGTGGACGGCAACGGCTTCCGAGGCGAGTTGTCGGCCGACGCCGCCGGCATTGTCGCAACCCTGTTCGCGCTGGGCCAGCTCGCGGCCGAGGCCGCCGACACGGACGCCGGCGATGCCCTGATCGACCGCTATCACTTCCTGCGCGGCTTCGCAGCCAGCCACGCCGAGGCGGCCGCGATCTACCGGGCTATTGACTGA
- the trbC gene encoding conjugal transfer system pilin TrbC: MQSTLPAFRFDSRAVFYLGMFALLAFFLLAPQHAFASEGTGGSLPYEGWLTNLRNSVTGPVAFALSIIGIVVAGGILIFGGELNGFFRTLIFIVLVMALLVGAQNMMSTFFGRGAEIAALTDGVLHQAKVAALDMAGFPGEAIARWAERGHIAG; this comes from the coding sequence ATGCAATCGACCCTTCCCGCGTTCCGCTTCGACAGCCGCGCCGTGTTCTACCTGGGCATGTTCGCCCTCTTGGCGTTCTTCCTGCTGGCCCCCCAGCACGCTTTCGCCTCCGAAGGCACCGGCGGTTCCCTGCCGTATGAAGGCTGGTTGACCAACCTGCGCAACAGCGTCACCGGCCCGGTGGCCTTCGCGCTGTCGATCATCGGCATCGTTGTCGCCGGCGGCATCTTGATCTTCGGCGGCGAACTCAACGGCTTCTTCCGCACGTTGATCTTCATCGTCCTGGTCATGGCCCTGCTGGTCGGCGCGCAGAACATGATGAGCACCTTCTTCGGCCGTGGCGCGGAAATCGCCGCCCTGACCGATGGCGTGCTGCACCAGGCCAAGGTCGCGGCGCTGGACATGGCCGGCTTCCCTGGTGAAGCCATCGCACGCTGGGCCGAACGCGGCCACATCGCGGGGTAA
- a CDS encoding single-stranded DNA-binding protein produces the protein MSHNQFQFIGNLTRDTDVRHSENSARAVFDLAVNRVWRDRAGEKKEQTDFFRIKSFAGLAENAGKYLGKGSKVFVQGRIEPTKFEKDGQTEYGFDFIADVIEYLDTKEPGGK, from the coding sequence ATGAGCCATAACCAATTCCAGTTTATCGGCAATCTTACCCGTGATACTGATGTTCGCCATAGCGAAAACAGCGCCCGCGCCGTATTCGACCTGGCCGTGAACCGCGTGTGGCGCGACCGCGCCGGCGAGAAGAAAGAGCAAACCGACTTCTTCCGCATCAAGTCGTTTGCCGGCCTGGCAGAGAACGCGGGCAAGTACCTTGGCAAAGGCTCCAAGGTGTTCGTCCAGGGCCGCATCGAGCCGACGAAGTTCGAGAAGGACGGCCAGACCGAGTACGGCTTTGACTTCATCGCCGACGTGATCGAGTACCTGGATACCAAGGAACCAGGCGGCAAATGA
- the kleE gene encoding KleE stable inheritance protein, whose protein sequence is MSNIIKFPKEIEQPAAPAPVEPAAAPAAPNKAPGAGLLAGLVKFVWVATVLVWPILKWVLSIATFFQFVRMLYHWNTPGVYAGWSFLVYFAVLTAITYFVSIYKPKGL, encoded by the coding sequence ATGTCCAACATCATCAAGTTCCCCAAGGAGATCGAGCAGCCCGCCGCGCCCGCGCCGGTGGAGCCTGCCGCCGCGCCTGCTGCCCCCAACAAGGCCCCCGGTGCTGGCCTGCTGGCCGGCCTGGTCAAGTTCGTATGGGTGGCGACCGTGTTGGTCTGGCCGATCCTCAAGTGGGTGCTGTCGATTGCCACCTTCTTTCAGTTCGTGCGGATGCTCTACCACTGGAACACGCCTGGCGTGTATGCCGGCTGGTCGTTCCTGGTGTACTTCGCGGTGCTGACCGCGATCACCTACTTCGTTTCGATCTACAAGCCGAAGGGGCTTTGA
- the korC gene encoding transcriptional repressor KorC: MTNDANIRLECLKPAERWAQPTGEEVREVLRLAGFSGSKAAKALGLGAKGDRTIRRWIGEDTPIPYAAWAILCDLAGLGVIWKED, from the coding sequence ATGACGAACGACGCCAATATCCGGCTGGAGTGCTTGAAGCCGGCCGAACGCTGGGCACAACCGACCGGCGAGGAAGTCCGCGAGGTGCTGCGCCTGGCCGGGTTCAGCGGCAGCAAGGCCGCGAAGGCGCTGGGGCTGGGCGCGAAGGGCGACCGCACGATCCGCCGCTGGATCGGCGAGGACACCCCGATTCCCTATGCGGCATGGGCGATCCTGTGCGACCTGGCCGGGCTGGGCGTGATCTGGAAAGAGGATTGA
- a CDS encoding transcriptional regulator KorA — MKKRLTEAQFQAAIKGLEIGQQTIDIARGVLVDGRPQAEFVASLGLTKGAVSQAVSRVWAAAGEVLPQGFARVTAVLPEHQAFIVKRWEADAKGKRKQEPNS; from the coding sequence ATGAAGAAACGGCTAACCGAAGCCCAATTCCAGGCGGCGATCAAGGGCCTGGAGATCGGGCAACAGACCATCGACATAGCGCGCGGCGTGCTGGTCGATGGAAGGCCCCAGGCCGAGTTTGTGGCCTCGCTGGGGCTGACCAAGGGGGCGGTATCGCAAGCGGTCAGTCGCGTGTGGGCAGCGGCGGGGGAAGTGCTCCCGCAGGGCTTCGCGCGGGTGACGGCGGTACTGCCGGAGCATCAAGCGTTCATCGTCAAGCGTTGGGAAGCCGACGCCAAGGGAAAGAGGAAACAGGAACCCAACTCATGA
- a CDS encoding type II toxin-antitoxin system RelB/DinJ family antitoxin, protein MAANQLVQTRIDGAIKEEAAAVLAAMGLTVSDAVRLLLTKVAQDKALPFEPLIPNATTIEAMKEARKGKLPRFATVNDLMADLHAAD, encoded by the coding sequence ATGGCTGCAAACCAGCTCGTACAAACGCGCATCGACGGCGCGATCAAGGAAGAAGCGGCGGCCGTCCTGGCCGCGATGGGCCTTACCGTGTCCGACGCGGTGCGGCTGCTGCTCACGAAGGTGGCCCAGGACAAGGCGCTGCCCTTCGAGCCGCTGATTCCGAACGCCACCACCATCGAGGCGATGAAGGAAGCCCGCAAGGGCAAGCTGCCGCGCTTCGCCACCGTCAACGATCTGATGGCCGATCTGCATGCGGCAGATTGA
- a CDS encoding type II toxin-antitoxin system YafQ family toxin, with translation MRQIERTGQFKRDYKREAKGQHRATLDADLVPVLVALADDQPLEPRHRDHALTGDWKDHRDCHVKPDLVLIYQKPDADTLRLVRLGSHSELGL, from the coding sequence ATGCGGCAGATTGAGCGCACCGGCCAGTTCAAGCGCGACTACAAGCGCGAGGCGAAAGGGCAGCACCGGGCCACGCTCGACGCCGACCTGGTGCCCGTCCTGGTCGCGCTCGCCGACGACCAGCCGCTGGAACCTCGGCACCGCGACCACGCGCTGACCGGGGACTGGAAGGATCACCGGGATTGCCACGTCAAGCCCGACCTGGTGCTGATCTACCAGAAGCCCGACGCCGACACGCTGCGCCTGGTGCGCCTCGGCTCTCACTCCGAACTCGGCTTGTGA
- a CDS encoding transcriptional regulator, protein MYNYIFFTNVLRLLDERHMTKKELSDRSGVSISFLSDLTTGKANPSLKVMQDIAKALDAPLPLLLESTDLDKDTLDALAGGKAPQSLPAGFERVAAVLPSHQAFIVKKWGEAARKKLRG, encoded by the coding sequence TTGTATAACTACATCTTCTTCACGAACGTGCTGCGGCTGCTTGATGAGCGCCACATGACGAAAAAGGAGCTATCGGACAGGTCGGGGGTTTCGATCTCCTTCCTGTCCGATCTCACTACGGGCAAGGCCAATCCGTCCCTCAAGGTCATGCAGGACATTGCCAAGGCCCTTGATGCGCCGTTGCCCCTTCTGCTTGAATCAACCGACTTGGACAAGGACACGCTCGATGCCCTGGCCGGCGGCAAGGCTCCGCAGAGCCTTCCTGCCGGTTTCGAGCGAGTGGCGGCGGTGCTACCGTCGCATCAGGCATTCATCGTCAAGAAGTGGGGCGAGGCCGCCCGCAAGAAGCTCCGGGGGTAG
- the trbB gene encoding P-type conjugative transfer ATPase TrbB has protein sequence MTEQKLEHNTIKERAKKKLERDMGPELLAALNDPKTVEIMLNADGKVWQEKLGEPMKCIGTLRFAQAQAMIETIAGYHGKEVTRQRPILEGEFPLDGSRFAGQLPPVVPAPTFAIRKKAVAIFTLAQYVERGIMTAQQRDSLIAAVRAHRNILVIGGTGSGKTTLVNAIINEMVLQDPTERVFIIEDTGEIQCAAENYVQYHTSIDVTMTALLKTTLRMRPDRILVGEVRGPEALDLLMAWNTGHEGGAATLHANNAKAGLDRLAMLISMHPDSPKPIEPLIGEAVHVVVHIARTPDGSRRIQEILEVSGYANGQYATKTL, from the coding sequence ATGACCGAACAGAAGCTGGAACACAACACGATCAAGGAACGGGCGAAGAAGAAGCTCGAACGCGACATGGGGCCGGAGCTGTTGGCAGCTCTGAACGATCCCAAGACCGTTGAAATCATGCTCAACGCGGACGGCAAAGTCTGGCAGGAGAAGCTGGGCGAGCCGATGAAGTGCATCGGCACCCTTCGCTTCGCGCAGGCCCAAGCCATGATCGAAACCATTGCCGGCTACCACGGCAAGGAAGTCACGCGGCAGCGGCCGATCCTGGAAGGCGAGTTCCCGCTAGACGGTAGCCGCTTTGCCGGCCAGCTCCCCCCGGTCGTGCCCGCACCGACCTTTGCGATCCGCAAGAAGGCGGTCGCCATCTTCACCCTGGCGCAGTACGTCGAGCGCGGAATCATGACCGCGCAGCAGCGCGATTCCTTGATTGCCGCCGTGCGTGCCCACCGGAACATCCTGGTGATCGGCGGCACCGGCTCGGGCAAGACCACGCTGGTGAACGCGATCATCAACGAGATGGTGCTTCAAGACCCGACCGAACGGGTTTTCATCATCGAGGACACCGGCGAAATCCAGTGCGCCGCCGAGAACTACGTCCAGTACCACACCAGCATCGACGTGACCATGACGGCGCTGCTCAAGACCACGCTGCGCATGCGGCCCGACCGCATCCTGGTCGGCGAAGTGCGCGGCCCCGAAGCACTTGATCTGTTGATGGCCTGGAACACCGGGCACGAAGGAGGAGCCGCAACCCTGCACGCAAACAACGCCAAAGCGGGCCTTGATCGGCTCGCCATGCTCATCAGCATGCACCCCGATTCACCCAAACCCATTGAACCGCTGATAGGCGAGGCGGTTCACGTGGTCGTTCATATCGCCCGCACCCCTGACGGCTCGCGGCGCATCCAGGAAATCCTTGAGGTTTCCGGCTACGCCAACGGCCAGTACGCAACCAAAACCCTGTAA
- the kleA gene encoding stable inheritance protein KleA, protein MSDNKIMPWIDELEGAAATDFPARRDEIAAMMAEAAELVRKAEELRGKAYFAGCSLEGQAKGHWSMEAVEQAKRRAGW, encoded by the coding sequence ATGAGCGACAACAAGATCATGCCCTGGATTGACGAGCTGGAGGGCGCGGCAGCGACCGACTTCCCGGCCCGCCGTGACGAGATCGCGGCCATGATGGCCGAGGCGGCCGAGCTGGTGCGCAAAGCCGAGGAACTGCGCGGCAAGGCGTACTTCGCCGGATGCTCCCTGGAGGGGCAGGCCAAGGGCCATTGGTCGATGGAAGCCGTCGAGCAGGCCAAGCGCCGGGCCGGCTGGTAA
- a CDS encoding ParA family protein, translating into MKTLVTAIQKGGQGKTFATCHLAFDFQERGLRVAVIDLDTQGNASWTLAGHDSGYPASRMFTAGGDELRAWFAGREDDGLALIAADASLANLDKMDLAQAAGALRASIAALGEFFDVCLIDTAPSLGVAMTAAVLAADYMLSPVEMEAYSLQGMKKMVAVIGNLRKQNPKLRFLGMVPNKVDARKPRHVSNLATLQQAYPQLILPFSVGARDSIAEALGEQMPVWKIKKTAARKATQEVRALADYVFTKMEIAQ; encoded by the coding sequence ATGAAAACACTGGTCACGGCAATTCAGAAAGGCGGACAGGGCAAGACCTTCGCAACCTGCCACCTGGCGTTCGACTTCCAGGAGCGCGGCCTTCGGGTTGCAGTGATCGACCTGGACACCCAGGGCAATGCAAGCTGGACGCTGGCCGGCCACGACTCGGGCTATCCCGCCAGTCGCATGTTCACCGCCGGCGGCGACGAGCTGCGCGCCTGGTTCGCTGGCCGGGAGGATGACGGCCTGGCGCTGATCGCGGCCGATGCCAGCCTGGCCAACCTGGACAAGATGGACTTGGCCCAGGCCGCCGGCGCGCTGCGGGCCAGCATCGCGGCGCTAGGCGAGTTCTTCGACGTGTGCCTGATCGACACCGCCCCTTCCCTTGGCGTTGCCATGACGGCGGCCGTGCTGGCCGCCGACTACATGCTTTCGCCGGTCGAAATGGAGGCGTACAGCTTGCAAGGCATGAAGAAGATGGTTGCCGTCATCGGCAACCTGCGCAAGCAAAACCCGAAGCTGCGCTTTCTCGGCATGGTGCCGAACAAGGTGGACGCGCGGAAGCCGCGCCACGTCAGCAACCTGGCGACCTTGCAGCAGGCATATCCGCAACTGATCTTGCCGTTCAGTGTCGGCGCGCGAGACAGTATCGCGGAGGCGCTGGGCGAGCAGATGCCAGTGTGGAAGATCAAGAAAACCGCTGCGCGCAAGGCCACCCAGGAAGTGCGCGCCCTGGCGGATTACGTGTTCACGAAGATGGAGATCGCGCAATGA
- a CDS encoding DUF2761 domain-containing protein, whose product MKKQTLPYPPGFVEPTTGRVAVLVREYAASDLNGDAPAYWYSAQSEEWGLDPWRLVEGVDPHVHGGSFDVCFASGGTRTVGPLMTFFVSADHAQQLAVSRAASQMGRYGMRVVEVQQGPDDLKRLAALYSDDAKKG is encoded by the coding sequence ATGAAAAAACAGACCCTGCCCTACCCGCCGGGATTCGTGGAGCCAACCACGGGCCGCGTGGCCGTCCTGGTGCGCGAGTACGCGGCCAGCGATTTGAACGGCGATGCGCCGGCCTATTGGTACAGCGCGCAATCCGAGGAATGGGGCCTTGACCCCTGGCGGCTCGTTGAAGGCGTCGATCCGCATGTGCATGGCGGTTCGTTCGACGTGTGCTTTGCGAGCGGCGGCACGCGCACCGTGGGGCCGTTGATGACGTTCTTCGTGAGCGCCGACCACGCGCAGCAGCTCGCAGTTTCGCGCGCCGCGTCGCAGATGGGGCGCTACGGAATGCGGGTGGTCGAGGTTCAGCAAGGCCCCGACGACCTCAAGCGCCTAGCCGCGCTGTATTCGGATGACGCCAAGAAGGGGTGA